The Oryzias latipes chromosome 16, ASM223467v1 genomic sequence ttttttttaacaattgtaAATGAGAGCAACTCAACCAGGAAGTGGCAGCCCTTGCAGAGAAAGATGAGCAGGTGCTGAGGTACATGATCACTTCAGGCCCCCAGGGTCACCCGAAGATAAGCTCAAGAACATGGTTTAAAGAACTTCATGGAAACAAGTTTCTGCAGCCAAACACCTATCCAAGCCATACCTCACAGTGATCCACCAGACCTTTACCTACGCTCTCTGAAGTGACACACTCTCACTTTGTCAGACTGTAAAAACATACCCCCCAATGAAGGGTAAAAAGAATGTTACTGACACATTCAATATCTTGTGGTTTGACCTCCTTTCTGTCTATCGCACAGGAAGACTATAACACCTTGAGCAGTTTCTGTGAAGAAATGTATCTACAGACTCGTGGTCTTTGAAATGAACTATTCACAAAATTTACAGGAATAAATTTGATAGATTTCAATTAACTACATTGGTTTACAATTAGAATGTATTCCTCATTGTatgttttttgatttgtgtGTAGTGTAATGGtagtaaaaaatatgtaaagttcaattatttatttactcacTTATAAGATAGAAGAGTGTACTTGGTATCCTATCGAAGAGTGAAAGCCCCTacagtcatttatttaaaactttacttTGTTACTGTAACTATTGAGCTACATTTGGTGGGACATCGACCATTACAAAAACTTTAATAGTGCATTTCTCTTCAACTACTGTTTTAAggttcttctttctttttctaaaatgcaCAATAACAAATATGTGTACACATTCATTGGTGATGGTgtttttatactgttttttttatctaaaatgccATCCTTActgaaaatttgtgtttttcttacatttagGCCCGTGAAGCAAACATTTCTGGGAACCGAGTGAGGGCAGAGAGTAACAGCAGAACAGCCAAGACACTGAACCATGTGGCTCTGGGAATTGGGCTTTTAAGCCTTGTCTTGACAATTGCCTATATTGCAGTCATCATTACTCAAGTGTCCTATTACCATCATTAAATGACATTGCTTACACCATGAAGAGGCTTTTCACCTTTGATTTTCTTCTAACTCCACTGCAGctctgttttttattctaaCTGATATTGAAAAAGCTTCGAAAGCACGAGAACTAAGAAGCCATTGTGGCAGAAACAGCATGTTTCCTAATATCTTTCTTTGGTTACCTGTTAAGATGTACTTTATTGCATTGTTGCCATGGGTGTCGGTTATGCATTTTTcagctttgtttcttttaatacctgtcattaaaacttttttttaagtattctGATTTCACTGCTTGCTGTTTATCTTTTCTATTTACTTTTACTGGTATGCAAATAAATTAAGGAGAATAGATTTTaggtctgtttgttttattcaccAAATCCATTTTTATACCTAATTTCTATCTGCTATTAGTGGTTTCTGTTCTCAGTGTCAACTTTGCCCAAGCAGAAAGTGCTGACAATGATGGCTGAATAACTTGTTTTTCTATTCATTGCCAACCCATATTTGTTGACTTTACCAACTGGCAAACAGATGGGTGGAGGTCAGGCAACTTCATCATTTTAGTTATCAGTTCCagtttttaaagcagctgcagcaggctgTGAAAGAACGTTGTTggttagcccttgtgctatcctaggcactttaacattgggaattgggtcatctagaccccactagttagtgcgctgaaccttctttctttaattaattttgatcttcactggtgtccatggattacatgaaatctttccacctttatccacctttgtcgtggtagggagaacccatcaatgtaagggtggggtcatctaagatagcacaagggttaaatgaggacaaatcatatttttatttatgttgcccccaagtggaaaaaaatatttgtatctATTCAAACAGACCTTAAGATTTTATGCTATTAAAAATCCATAATCTAATAGAATGGATTTTAAACATGAAATTTGCTGAATTGAACCTGCTACTTTTactagaaggaaaaaaatgaattaataaatattattaatgtccacctttcatgtaaaaaacagctcaaggtgctgtacataaacacaaacaagaatGCAGAAAACACCAATCCCTATTCGTGCAatgaaagaattaaataaaccgTGAACAGTGAACAGAGCTTACCAGGTTTGTGCTCACTAGCTATAGTGAGGGCACAGGCTCTCCCGAAGACAACCAAGTCCAGCAGGGAGTTAGCACCCAGCCTGTTGGCCCCATGGACGCTCGCACAAGCTGCCTCACCGCAGGCGTAAAGTCCAGGCACCACTTTGTCCTTACCATCTGTGTAATCGATTACCTGTCAGGTAAAAACTCTTGTTTGGAAATGCGTCTTTTGCTGAGAACTTGTGCCTGACCAAGACAAACGGCGTACCTGTCCTTTGTAGTTTGTGGGGATTCCTCCCATGTTGTAGTGGACTGTGGGCAGGACGGGGATGGGTTCTTTGGTGACGTCAACTCCAGCAAAGATCATTGCCGTCTCCGAGATCCCGGGCAGCCTTGCGGCCAGCTGCTGAGGAGGCAGATGATGAAGCTGCAAGTACACGTGGTCCTTCTCTGGACCGACAcccctgaaaaaagaaaaagaaaaaatatatataaatatcacAAGTCAAGTCAATTCATCTTTCAAATGCATGTGAGACACCATCTTCATCCCTACCTGCCCTCCCTGATCTCTATGGTAATGGAGCGGGACACCACGTTTTTCCAACCTGCCTGATGTTTTCTGAATACGAGAGCTCTGGTGATCTTGAAATCAGTAATTTCTCTATTGTATTCAACTAGAATGGAGATTAAAAATTAAttggagtttttaaaaattcagtgAAGCCTTAAAACTCCAATAAACCAAAGTATTAACAAGAACTTAAATTACAAAAATTCATCTCTAAGCCGTCATTGACAGATCTACCGGCCCCTGAGACATAGTGCTATTTGATTGACCCAGAAACCTTTAAATATTCCATCTTAATCTTAAGTAAAATTCTTTTGCCAGTTAAAACAATTATCcagcttttaaagttaaaaggcCTGAAGGCACTTTTGCTATCCAAAAAAACCACACCACTGTTGCGATAGTATGCAGTAACGTATGTTGACCACTGAGTGCCAGATAGTGGCATGGTGAATGTAGCACAACGTTGCTAATTAAAGAAGTGACTGGAAGCTAACTAGGCCTCTTCATCATTTCAAACACGAACATTACAACCAGTCCCACAGAGAAAACAGGTGTGAAAGAGAAAGTAAAACTTGAAATCAAACCTGGCGTCCTTGACAAAATAATAGTTGATATTCAGAcgtatttaaaagaaacaaacaaataaaccatATTGTATGTCGtttataatttaattaatttctttatgtatttgtttgcCTGCTCAATATAAAGGGTGAGCTCACTttgagtaaatatttttttaaaacattgttttattacTCGTGCAAGGCAATAGtaaataggggggggggggtaattgaTTATTTCTTGGTTGGGTTGGTAAAGGTTTTACAATAATAATACCCGTGTGTCTGATTTGGTATGTGAAGTTAGGTTTCATTTCGTTCATTCTCATCTCTGGAGgcgttttgttttgaaagtccCAACAGGAAGTCCATTGTTAGATCAACTTGATTACAGAGTAAAAGCCTGTCATCCAGTCGGACTTCTGCACTTCAACATCCAGCAAAAGAGACGCTCAGAACTCTgtcatcagtaaaaaaaaaaaaaaaaaaatttgtaatatAGCAAAACTACGTTAGTCTGCGTTTTGCTATATCATTTTATAAAGGTGCATCACATTTTCTTCCGAAATCTTAACTTCATGGATTTGAACAAGTCTGCCAGCGCTCCTCCAGTAGAATGGAACGACGAGAAGATGCCGATGGTTCACAACCTGCTTCCTCCACCTTACCAGGACATGCCTCACCAGGGACCCTCACCGTCAGGACACCCACCACCACAGGTAACTGAGCTAAACCTTTAATAGCCTACATTTTAttcaatgccttttttttttattcaatttaattaTTGTTTAATCTGGATATGTAgacaaacactttaaaatatcagtgataataataataatcataataataaggaaaaacttaaatgaattaaatgaaattaCAATTTTACTGTAAGTTACCTGATCAGAGGCTCACTTCACTCCAACCTAGTTGCTGATGCCTGCATTCAACTTTATGTGGACATGATTGAAAGAATAGCAGAATCAGAAACTGGCAGTGTGTGAAactcacattttaaaaacaaattacaatgCTTGTTGTATAATCCTTGATTCTGTGAGTTTTAAGCTTCTGTGTAAAATGATCTTTTATTAACACATTACTAATaacaaatcaatttttaaaagtaagaTAAAGTCAACTCAGAAATAGTTGACATTGTTATCCTGTATCTAATATTGTAAATTGTTTGAACTTTAGTTGCATTTAACTTCTTTACTGTTCACTGCATAAACGTGCCCTCTTGTTTTGTGGTTGGAAATTCCCATAACATGTAAATGTATAGAAATTTAGTACATTTTTAAGACCAGATGCTTCCAGACAGTTTTGGGGGTTGGGGGACGGGGGATACAGAGtttaacttttacattttatctcTGTGGAAATTTTCTAGCCATAGAGATATGCTTCAATATTTCCCTATCTCAAAGATCAAATTTAATAGCTAAAGACTGTGTACTGAGGGGACTAATACTTAAAACATCAATATTATatctaaaaaatgtaacttaatGTAGTGGAAAGTTACTGAAGTGGttgtgtgtgggttttttttcataCCTTGCTTTAGTATGGAAGTATtatagcataattaaaaaaaagtcaataccagaaatgctttttctttttcaaaatgaagctgcatttgttgactcaaaattaaaaagaaaaagcaatccaccaaactgctttttctttttcttcttgaacaccgcttattctgtcacttaatttaaatgataaagaaaatgtttttgacatttcagtttcaaaaaGCATCTATggtatttacttttatttttaattatgctacagaaatgttTGCATGCTTTAGGAGATACAGAGTTCaactttcacatttttcctctGTGGAAGTTTTCTAGCCATAGAGCTATGCTTCAATAGTTTCCTATCTCAAAGATCAAATCTAAAAGCTAAAGACTGTGTACTGAGGGAACAATACTTAATTTGTTcctcaattttttaaatgtgttgagCTTTTCTCTGGAGGGGTGTATTTGTCAAGCAGTTCGTCTGATCACAGAAAGTCTTCCAGCTGCTGGTGTGAGGTTAAAAAGATGAGGTGTGTGTTGACTTTGTGTGTTTCCCGCAGGCGTTTGGGTATCCAGCACAGTATGCGGGTGCAGGATACCATCAGCAACCGGGTTTCATGAACCAACAGCCCCCAGCTCAGCCTGGCATTGTCACTGTCCAGCCCACTGTTTACGTGACTCAAGCTCCTCTGGGGAACCCAGTGAGCGATTACATGTGCTACTCAATCTTCACCATGCTCTGCTGCTGTCTACCACTTGGAATTGCTGCGCTCATCTACTCCATTAATGTAAGTTTtactgtacttttacttttactgtgtttttctctttcacaAACCCGGCATTCTGTAGAATCCTTTAGCCATGTCACGCAGATTTTCAAGagttgaagatttttttgggggggtttcaCTTCATGCCTCACTGCAAGAAGATAAAAACAGTCATAGCTTAAGGTGCATTTTaggttaaagttttttttttttatgttgctcTTGTTCCATTTTCAGCAGAAGTttcaaatgaaatatattttccCATTATGTCTCTTACTGAGGAAATGTTTGATATGAAAAAACGACTCAATTTAGAAGGAAAATTAATGATTggaagttttgtgttttgttttgcttttttatggcACTTATCTGATTGATAAGTAACAGGAAACCGTTGATGTTCAAACTGTTCTTGTGTGTGAATTCCCGGCGTAGGGATGCAACTTACTGGAAGGAGTGCgtcaaaagtacaaaaaaaggaagtgaacCCCAACAAGAAGAAGTTGGTGTCTGGCTTTCAAACATTTGTGTCAGATTTGAAAGAGCAAAAGATATCTTCAGAAAAATCTGTAACTATTGTGCATTTATATGAATTTACAAATTGATATAAATCAAGTTTACTCAAAGTTTTGCATTTGTATGATTGTAGTCAGGTGTTTGCTCAACCATTTCTACCAAGACAGAAACTAGCTCTACCGAATCACCAGAGTCTCATCCAGAGAACGGTTTCAAAGCAGACTAAGGTTTCAAGGTATGTTGTTCAAACACTTTTGAAGAAGAACAAAGAAACAGGCAAAAATGCAATTCATTTAGGAGGAAAATTAATGATCAATAAGTTgtgtgttgttttgcttttataagGGCACTTAGCAGATAAAGAACTGACATGACACCATTGTTTATACCAGGGGAGGGGCGACCAAACTTTTTCACTCAAAGGGTCAAAATCTAAATGTGATCCCAGTCCGTGGGCCAAATACAATCATTTTTGGCATGTCATGAAATAAAGGCAGAGAACAAAGAatatagtttagtttatttatttgtattttgtatttttcaaggTAACGCACATTAGTGAGACTAAATAGTtagtaacatttttctttgaatcttTCTCGATCGCACACTCTCGGCAATTAACGCCGAACTTTCGTAGCTAACCAATGTGGCCCCATCCTGTGCTGCAGAGGGCATCATGAGGGTGGTTGCTGTGACAGAAGTTTAGATTGGAACTCCCTAGAATTTGTCCTTTGCGCCTCACCTTTGTGTTTGGATAAAACTGCGTGTTTAGTCTAGTTTAGTGGCGGCGTATATTGTACTCTTTAAGTACAGCCACGGACTgctaacaaaaaagacaaacagcctGAGAAGAGATTTCTGGAGAAAAATAATCCTCCTcccatatttgtttaaaatgcctCTTATCCGTTTGCTACTGCCGTTGTCGCTCCATGAATGAATGGGAAAGGTTAAGGGATTTTAACTGAACACTCCGCGGCCTCTACAGGTATGACTTGGTGGGCCAAAAGACACCCTACTTTGGGCACCCATGGTTTATACCATATCAAAGCCATTCTTTAGAGTAACTTATTAACCTATTATTGCTGATTCTGTTTccggacttgaaccggggccttcttgcCCCCATTTAAACCATTTCcacttttgcatttgttttgagTTACTAGGAGATTAGGGCATTACAATAGGGGTTTACCAAATTGATTTTTACCACAATACTTAAACTATCTGAAGGACTTTTATTTGGGTTTTCATTACCTGTATGCCTTGTTGCAAATCTAATCTGAGCTTGGAAGCAATGCAGGGTAGCACCTGGTTAGTCCTTTATTGGAAGACTAGCTGGGGCATTCAATTTACCACAGCCAGGTGGGGGCACTTTCCATTGTTTACGTGGGATGGTTACAAGTCTGGGTAAATGTGGGGAGTTTGGTCAGAAAGGGCATCTGCTGCAAAACTAAAGGCAAATCTTATGTGCAAATTGCAGAGTGATTTCCTGAAGGGAccagtcaaaagaaaaacaataacttccATGCTGTagttagttaaaaaaagaagactttaaATCCTTCAAGTTTCAATTTGTGAActaaacatttgtaaaagtaTGAACTACTCATCTAAATCTCAGTGAATGGTATTGTGATTGGAGCTTACTTGGGCAACAGGTTTCAAAAATAGACTGTTTTTCCAGTCTGTGGTTttaattgaaacttttttttaacaattgtaAATGAGAGCAACTCAACCAGGAAGTGGCAGCCCTTGCAGAGAAAGATGAGCAGGTGCTGAGGTACATGATCACTTCAGGCCCCCAGGGTCACCCGAAGATAAGCTCAAGAACATGGTTTAAAGAACTTCATGGAAACAAGTTTCTGCAGCCAAACACCTATCCAAGCCATACCTCACAGTGATCCACCAGACCTTTACCTACGCTCTCTGAAGTGACACACTCTCACTTTGTCAGACTGTAAAAACATACCCCCCAATGAAGGGTAAAAAGAATGTTACTGACACATTCAATATCTTGTGGTTTGACCTCCTTTCTGTCTATCGCACAGGAAGACTATAACACCTTGAGCAGTTTCTGTGAAGAAATGTATCTACAGACTCGTGGTCTTTGAAATGAACTATTCACAAAATTTACAGGAATAAATTTGATAGATTTCAATTAACTACATTGGTTTACAACTAGCATGAATTccttattttatatgttttctgATTTGTGTGTAGTGTAatggtagtaaaaaaaaatgtaaagttcaaTTATTCATTTACTTGAAATAATTTCTTGAAAAGATCAATGTTATCTGCACTTCCTATCACTTTACTTGTTGTTGTTGGGGGTAAAAGATAGACACTGAGATATAAGTTAGAAAAGTGTACTTGGTATCCTATCGAAGAGTGAAAGCCCCTtcagtcatttatttaaaactttacttCTTTACTGTAACTATTGAGCTACATTTGGTGGGACATCGACCATTACAAAAACTTTAATAGTGCATTTCTCTTCAACTATTGTTTTAAggttcttctttctttttctaaaatgcacaattacaaatatgtgtacaaatTCATTGGTGATGGTgtttttatactgttttttctttaatataaaATGCCATTCTTACTGAAAATTTGGGTTTTTCTTACATTTAGGCCCGTGAAGCGAACATTTCTGGGAACCGAGTGAGGGCAGAGAGTAACAGCAGAACAGCCAAGACACTGAACCACGTGGCTCTGGGAATTGGGCTTGTCTTGATAATTGCCTATATTGCAGTCATCAATTCCTGAGGGTCCTATTACCATCATTAAATGACATTGCTTACACCATGAAGAGGCTTTTCACCTTttgattttcacctttgattttCTTCTAATTCCACTGCAGCACTGTTGTTTATTCTAACTGATATTGAAAAAGCTTCGAAAGCATGAGAACTAGGAGCCACTGTGGCAGAAACAGCATGTTTCCTAATATCTTTCTTTGGTTACCTGTAAAGATGTACTTTATTGCATTGTTGCCATGGGTGTCGGTTATGCATTTTTcagctttgtttcttttaatacCTGtcattaaaattcttttttaattattctgaTTTCACTGCTTGCTGTTTatctgtcatggtggcctgtcaggctcttccccctccagctctgctgctcattcatCTCAGCTTTGACTACTCAACTCATGAAGACACCTgcttcttaaggagacccagcttcatcattcttcgccagttcgttatTTACTTTTActggtttgaaaaaaattaaagagaatAGATTCATCTTTCGTTTAGTTATCAGTTCCagtttttaaagcagctgcagcaggctgTGAAAGAACAGTGTTGGTTCTGTTAATGGAAAAGGTTAGATGAGGACACATCATATTTTACTTATGCTGCCcccaagtggaaaaaaatatttgtattcaAACAGACCTTAAGATTTTATGCTATTAAATATCCATAATGTAACAATGGATTTTAAACATGAAATTTGTTGAATTGAACCTGTTACTTTTACTAGAAGGAAAAAATGagttaataaatattattaatgtagcacttttcatgtaaaaaaaccgctcaaggtgctgtacatgaaaacaaacaagaatgcagAAAACACCAATCCCTATTCATGCaataaaagaattaaataaacccCGCacaagaaaatacacaaaaacaaacagaagtaaaagagaaatgactaaagaagagagaacccagaaggcgccgtctggcctgtcctcctgttggccggggtgtcagcatggacacaaacaccccagcTAAAAGTGAGAAAACACTCGGAAAAAGTCTAACTTGGCTAAAAGACATTAAACgaataaatatgttaaaaatcGTAAAATATAAAAGTAGATGTTTTAGATTAAACAAATATGTATGTGATATCATAAAATAGAGTAAAAATTCtagattaaacaaataaaatgataaaatgatgtgataaaacatcttaaaatataagagtcaaaaatgaaagaaaaaataacaaaattattCCAGCCTATAAAAGATATGGTATGAAATCTAAGTAAAAGCTGAGTTAAATAGGTgtgtctttaatttctttttaaaaaccttgacAGTGGATGAgaccctcacatcctcaggtaggctgttccacagacgaggcccGTAGAATCTAaacgaggcctcgccgtggtttttttttcctgacccTAGGGACCTTCAGCAGGCCTGCACCTGAGGACCTAAGGGCTCTGGGAGGTTCATAAGTTAAAAACAAGTCGGATATAAAAGAAGGACTAAGACCATGGACActcttaaaaactatttaaaaaatctcGAAATCAACCCATAACCTGACAGGGAGCCTATGCAGGGATTTTAAGATTGGTAtaatgtgctccctcttcctAGTTCTCCTTAAAAGATGAGCAGCAGAGTTCCCGACTAGTTGAACACGATTAAGAGTTGTTTGCTTTACACCATAAaggagggcattacaataatctattcttgatgtaataaaagcatggattaagatTTAAGCACTGGCTCTAGAGAGAAAGGCTCTCACTCCGGCGATATTCCTCAGATGGCAAAATACAGATTTAATTACTTGATTCACATGTTGGTCAAAGCTTAGATC encodes the following:
- the LOC111948936 gene encoding succinate dehydrogenase [ubiquinone] flavoprotein subunit, mitochondrial-like gives rise to the protein MPLSGTQWSTYVTAYYRNSVEYNREITDFKITRALVFRKHQAGWKNVVSRSITIEIREGRGVGPEKDHVYLQLHHLPPQQLAARLPGISETAMIFAGVDVTKEPIPVLPTVHYNMGGIPTNYKGQVIDYTDGKDKVVPGLYACGEAACASVHGANRLGANSLLDLVVFGRACALTIASEHKPGKLCSLFTVYLILSLHE
- the LOC105355903 gene encoding proline-rich transmembrane protein 1-like encodes the protein MDLNKSASAPPVEWNDEKMPMVHNLLPPPYQDMPHQGPSPSGHPPPQAFGYPAQYAGAGYHQQPGFMNQQPPAQPGIVTVQPTVYVTQAPLGNPVSDYMCYSIFTMLCCCLPLGIAALIYSINAREANISGNRVRAESNSRTAKTLNHVALGIGLVLIIAYIAVINS